The DNA segment ACATAAAACCTAATCGATTGGGAATTGGATCAGTCATTTGGACATAAAAGCAACTAAGTATCCACTCAATTCCAAAACATGAAAACCGAACACAAACGTAAAGCCTATGCATCATTCATTTTGTATGCCACTACATGTTATTCATGTACCTAAAGAACCGAAGCGAATGGCTTGCGATTCTAGGGAGGATAGGCCAGTAACAACAGAATTACGCACTCATTTGCCCATAGCTGCTTTACAACAACATCGGTGAATAAAACCAATCGGGGTTAATCCCTCCATTGATGACTATTGCCTTACCTTCTTTTGGCACAAAGGACAGTTGTAAAACTTAATCATTTCTGCCTTCGCTGGTGTTATCTTCACACACTTTCCATGGTACCACCGTTCACAGTTGTCACAACCAATCCAAAACTCATCGGAATTGTATCCTCCCCCACAGATCCCACAAAAGGTATCACCCTGCTCTTCTTCATCCTCCTTGTAACTATTATCAGCTATCTTAGGATTGTTTCTCGGCTGCCCATCGAGTGACCTCTGAAAGGCAAAAGGTGGAATGATAAATACAAAAACCAAGCAAGCAAAAACGATGATACAGAGTTCTGATTAACAGTTCGAACTGCATTCATCATTCACCTTAGTGCTATTTCGTGATTTGCTTCCGCTCTCTACTGTGGGTTTGTCTTTGACCTGCTTCCTTCCAGTAACAACTTCAAAGATGGTGGGAAGATCGTTTATCATGCTAAATAATCGCTTTCTGTGGAGTGAAAGGCACAAAACTAGTGATTTATAGTCCTATCACAACATCAAATGCCAAAATCTGCCACTGCATACTCATCTcagatatatacacatatttgaCACTCACATATGAGTCCGAGTAACAGAGTCAAGCATTCCAATATGAACATCAGTActgataatttttcaaatttcagaCTCAAGACTCAGGTTCAACTAGTCTCcttcctaattttttttctttgttttatgtCAAGTTATAGACATTCATATTTCAGTATGAATAAGATATATAACAGCATAGCGCAAGAGGGAAGAGATGGATCATAAAGACAATCTCAATGCACAATGGTAAATCTACAGTTCACATGGAGAAAAGACAGATGCCAGAATAGTGTACCTCTCATTACGATTAAGTCGAGCCCCAAAGTAGAAAGCCACAGAGAGCAACCAACAACCACTATGCACAGCAACCAGCGAAAGCCAGTCTTTGCGGTTCATCCCATCTCTTGCAAAATTAATGCCCAAGGCCGGCTCAGGGAGCTCGGGTGGAACTTCCTCTGCAGGTAAAGCTACCTCCCATGCCTCATTCGGGTGACCATACAAACACAAGTTCTCCTTATCTGAGCAACAAcaaattaaaataagtttaaaagcTTCACTAAAAACTGCAAATTCAAGAGCCTATGGAAAGCAGATCTTGGAGTTCATGGCTGCTCAATTTGGTATCTAAAGGAAAATGCAGGAAAAAAATGTAACTGGTATGAATAAATTACCATATTTTCTCAGTACCCAAAAAAAAACTCTAGCAACCTCAAAGACAAAAAAGAAaacttcaattaaaaattttcaaaagaagcACTCAAAATCCCAAATTTGGGAGCCTATGGAAAGCAGAAACTTGGACTGAAtactcaatttggtacctaaaagaAAATGCAGGAAAAATGTATTGAATCTGAATAAATTCCTATCTTTTCTCGGTACCCAAACACAAATTCAAGCAGTCTCAAAggcaaaaagaaaacaaatctGCATCTAGATTGAATAGCAGACATAAAGACGACAACCCAAGGGCACACACACACATGCACTAAAAAGCAACTCAGTTGAAATTTACTTGAGAAGCCAGTCAAGACAAAGATTGAAAATCTAATGGCCTATGAAAAAGCAGAAAACTTGAAACGATTAAGGGAAATTCGGCTTCAAAATCGAACCGAatccaattccatcacatagagACTACTCAGTTAACTCCAAAATTAAACGCACCACAAGCAAAAAAGAATTTCCATCTCAATTTTCGAGTCAACTTTTCCCGGCAACCAAACATAAATAGCAAAActggaaaaaaagaaattaaaatgccCAAACTGACCTGGATCGCATTGCGAGTAGAAATCATCTACATCTGATCCAATCCGCACGGAAAACcataaacaaattaataaaacCCAAAATGGAAATTAGGGTTtacagaaaaagagagaaaaagaatacCATAAGTGAGAGCACGAACAAGAGCGGAGTGTCGAGCGTTGTAGTCTTTGAAGATCTCTTCAACAGTACGAGGACTAGAGGAAGCCATTTTTTTCTTACAAATAACtatgaattattataattaaaaatgtaaCTCTGTTTGTGCAAAAAAGGAAAATTGTTCTTTATTTCgaaaaaaattacagatctttttgtttgtttgtttgttgtctgaataaagagaaaagaaaaggtttttaGCAGATTTTCATGGAACATAAAACAAGGCCTTGTTTGGTCCTGGCCCAAACCAAAATAACAAGGGCGTGTTTGGTCTAGGCCTCTAAAGATCACAAGGCCATTTTGGtttataatcataattatttatggatttaaatatatattaaatttataacccaagttatattttggtaccttcaAGAAAtccataaattgaaaattttgattttatagaatttaattaattaggtaaactataaaaagagtcatttttgtttgtctcatattatatttagtcatttatgtttgaaaatgttacgttttagtcatttatggtatcattttgttacgaaatggtcattttgctgtTAAGTTCCGTTACCtctccaaatgagttttaaatgttaACTTGGATATTTAACTGAGACaataatagtttttaattaaataaatttaattaattgaaaattttaattaattacaccttgaactggaaaaaaaaaaccgttcgtcttctttttcttttagttttattttctattttgactGAAAAAATTATTCTCATCCCAATTGGACATCCAAATTGGTATTTAAAAACCATTCGaactgccacgtaggattgccgttagggaggtaacgaagcttaatggtagagtgattacttcgtaacaaaatgataatctaagtgaccaaaacataacatttcaaatataagtgattaaaatgtaacctggggcaaacaaaagtgactatttttgtagtttaacctaattaattttttttatataaaaatggttataactttaaaagtatttttaaagaatttcagccaaatatttaattttattgcgcataattttttgtttgtttaaggTAGTAAAAATAACAATGGATAATTAGAGTAATATATTTTTTGATTGAAGTTTATGCCAAAAACATGATATGATATATTAGGTTAGTCTTATGCATGTCAACACGTATCTTACTCTAGACTTAACACGTATTTGTGTGGTCTCATACACAATCTCATGTGTGGCTTCGCAGAAAAATGTAGGTACCCATCCTGCGAACACCTATTATCATGTTAGCTCGATAGAATCCGGCCCAAACCCATTTGGATTTTGGGCCGATGATAACAAGTAGCATAACAAGTTTCATTCAAGAATGCATAATACTATTTTGTAGTTCACACCAGATGGTTGGTGTTCCAATTACTGGTTCTCTAAGCTCAGACAATAAGGAAACAAACCACGCAATGCCAGCAACAGCATTTGCAATGTTGCCATACTTAACATCTGAAGGGGAGCGAGCAACCAGATGCTGCTTCTTGGAGGACCAAACAACAACGATTTCCTCCCAAATAAATGCAAAACCCTAAAGTAGATCTCCGATCCTTAATAGAACTACCCCAATCAGACTCAACAAAGGTTGTTAGGGCAAGTTGCGTAGCAGGTGTAAACAGAAGACCATGAGACAATGTCCCTTGTAGATATCTCAGCAGTCATTTCACTGCCTACCAATGCTTATCAGTTGCAGCTTGCATGTACCGATTGATTTTATTCACGGCAAATTTAATATCTGGTCTGGTCAAACATACATATTGTAAACCACCAACAATACATTTTTACTTCACAACCTTGTCAGCAGATAAAGGTTGACCGTCTGTAGCAGACAAGGTGGGAGATGTGATCATTGGAGTGGAAACAGACAAGGAACTTTTCGGCTCAGCTTTTTACAAGAGCTCAGTGATATACTTCTTTTGTGACAAGAGTAGTGACTTGTCTATGAACCTCGATGCCCAAGAAATAATTCAATTCTCCtaagattttcaatgaaaactGCTAATGCAAATCCCTTATAACTTCATCAATAGTGTGAAAACAATCTCCAATCAGTATAATGTCATCGACATATACTAAACATCATTATGTCTTCGAATGAACAAAGAAGGGTCAGCTACAGAAGTAGTAAACATCAGCTTGTTTTATGCTCATAGAAGCTTTTTTTCAATCCAACACTAGAGAGTTGCCAGTATCATCATATTGCTCAAATCTAAGGGGTTGGGTCATATATACTTCCCCAAGAAGCTCCCCGTTCAAGAAGGCATTGTTAACATCTACTTGCCTCAGCTGCCATTGATGATTAAAAGCTAAAGCAATGAGAGTGTGAACAGTGCATGTCTCCGCCATGGGACTGAATGTATCATGATAGTCAAATCCAGCTTTCTGTGCATATCTCTTGGCCACCAGTTGAACTTTATAGCGATCAAACGTGCCATTAGCCTTTTTCTCAACTTTAAACAACCATCGACAGCCAACAACTTTTTGATTTTCTAGTAAGGGAATTAAATCCCAAGTTCTATTCTTTTGCAAGGCATCTAGCTCAGCATGTATGGCTTGCTGCCATTGTAGATACCTCATGGCTACATGAACATTTGCAGGATCAAAGGGAATATTAGTAGCATTATACACATGAAGTTCTGGCTTAACAGTACCTGATTTGCTCTTGTAATCATACGATGagtgttgataacatgagcatcAGCTTGTCGATGTGCTTAACCTAAATCTTCATCTTGCTGGGGTAAAGAATCACCAACAACATCAGTTATATGTTCAAAAATCATTATAGAACTTGAAAATAAACTTATATTcgaatttttaatcaatttaatctttcattggttctttaaatttttagtttgtaTTACATGTAGGATTGAGttatatatcaatttttaaattcattggttGAATTGATAAATTCTATTTGTTGAAGCTCAACTTATTTATTCCTTATCAAATAGAATAATAAAgggtaaaatataaaaatagtctttattatcaatttaatcatttttagtctctctacttttgaatatttaaatttcaatccTAACTCAAAGGGTAGTCATTAAATTTATTTGTGACATGTTTATGAGTattgtatgaaaataacaaattgACATGACATTATACTGGTGATAATCTATTTGTCACATACAATTTTAGAAATAGCAAAATATAACTTAACAATAAAAGTAACGTCTACCATTTAGTTcatgattgaaatttcaaaattctaaaacCACATGACTTAATTGACCAAACCAGAATATACTCAGTATACGAATTAAATACGCAACTTATGCATAGTACAATGACCACTAgtaaaaattcactaaaaataaacaaatgaaacaaTTTTTTGTCTCAAGAAAAAAGAAGTTAGTTACTAACAAAGCAGCCCAAACTATTTGCATCCGATAAAAACAATAATAACCTTCACCTCGTAACAGTATGAACAAATTTTTTAACTCTCAAATTCGGCAATTTTTTGCTATATAAAACCATCAATAATCTCTCCTTATTCTTCCATCTTCAACTTAAGAAAAGAGTACAACAATGGCTACAACATTATCTTGTTGCTTCACATTGGTCGTTTTCATGGCCATTCTAATGGCAAGTCCTAGTTTGAGTTTGGCTAATATGAATGTAATCGATAAATGTTGGAGAGGGAACCCTCTTTGGCGGAGTCAACGACAACAATTGGCCAAATGCTCCGTCGGTTTTGTCGGCAAAATGATCAACAACATTGGTAAAGACGTCATGAAATACAAGGTTACAGATCCTTCCGACGACCCTTTGAATCCTAAATCAGGGACCCTTCGTTATGGAACCACAATGATCAAAGGAAAAGTATGGATCACATTCAAAAATAGCATGACCATCACACTCCAAAGACCACTTCTTTTAAGTAGCTTCACTACCATCGACGGTCGTGGCGTCGATGTCCACATAACTGGCGCTGGGTGCCTGTTGGTGTACCAAGCGACCGATATAATCATCCATGGGCTTCGCATCCACCATTGCAAGGCCCAATCACCTAGCATTGTGATGGGTCCAAATGCGAAGGTGATCCCTTTAGGCCAAATGGATGGAGACGCTATAAGATTGGTCACCGCAAGGAAAGTGTGGATTGATCATAACACATTGTATGAGTGCCAAGACGGCCTCTTCGATGTCACTCGCGGTTCCACCAATATCACCGTGTCAAACAACTGGTTCAGGAACCAAGACAAAGTTATGCTCCTCGGACACGACGATGGTCATTTGAGGGACAAAAACATGAAGGTCACTGTCATTTTCAACCATTTCGGACCTAAGTGCAACCAAAGAATGCCAaggtaaataataattatagatcGGTGAGCTCCATGTTTTTTAATGCATATTTAAATGAATTAtttgaaattgttatttattaaattatattgcaGAGTTCGCCATGGATATGCACACGTAGCGAACAATTTCTATCAAGGGTGGGAACAATACGCTATTGGTGGTAGCATGAGCCCTAGCATCAAGAGTGAAGCCAATTTTTTCATCGCTCCTAATGATGTTGGGAACAAAGAGGTAACATGGAGAAAAGGAGAGAAAGGTTTATGGAAATTTTATTCTGTAGGGGATGTATTTAAAAATGGAGCATCATTTAGTAAGCAAACAGGTGTAGGTGGAGCTAAGCCTAACTATAACCAagaacaaaattttaaagttgtCGATGCTGGATCTGTTAAGGAATTGACAAGTGAATCTGGTGTTTTACGATGCTCTAGAAGTTTAATATGTTGAAAGTAATTTGTGTTGGCTTCTCAAAGAGTAGGACTCGAGTTGTGATGTTAACACCCTTCCctctaaattgtaaagaaaatgctAATGCTTTACTTATATTTTGTTTGATGTAAAAAAAGGGTGAATATTTGTACAAGAGAAAGGggatattattatcatatttatattcatatatgtgtgtctattttgttttgtaaataataaatgaaCCTTCGTCTTTTTTAACTTTATAGAAATCCACAAAGAAATCctcttattttaatttgttaaaattcaATTATTGTGCTTTATGTAAATTCAtaagttattttgaaatcaaccaTTCAGGTTTATATATTTAACACTAATTTTTCAATTATTGGGTTTAGCAAGATTTTGGCATCACATTGGTTCTCCATTTGGAATTGTGGGCAGTGTTTGATGGATTGGAAGTGGTTTGGAGGAGAGTTGTACATGGCCGGGACTAACAAAACTTTAGGTTTGGGCTGAATCCCTAAAAAGTagcttagattttttttttaagtttggtccagataaaaatgttaaaactcaaGTATGGTTTGGCTTGacctatattatttttttaattttattttttatataaaaaatttaaaaatataatacaccaaatacattaaaaatattaaaataaatcttttctaaaaaattgaaaatgagttaaaaaaagtctttatacttaaacaatattaagataagtgcaacttaacaagcaaataactctaaaatagtagcaaaattaacaataaaataagtgttatacaatatccaaacattaacaacaaaatagtagtaacatagtAGTggaatggtagcaaaatagtggGAAAACAAtagtaaaacatggaaaaacagcaaggtttatttttttttgaaagtttgggTCGAGTTGGGTCTGGGCCAAAAACCTTACCCGAGGCCTATCTCATTTTCTAAACAGGTcttttttttttgcccaagcccatttttctaaCCAATTTTTGCTCAAATCCTCTCATTTTCGGGTTAGCCCAACCCAGTCATGAACAACTTTAGTTTGGAGTAAAGTCAGGTAATTCTTGAGAGTGATAGCAGCGAGGCGCTGCTCAAGTGGGGGACATGTTTGTTCATTGGTACGGCGTGTTAATATGCAGTTATAGCCACAATCAATGGAaaattcgaaattttttttaacaagttggaaatttaattataatttttcatagaTCCAAAATATAAGTTTATTATGCATTAATTTATAATCTCGTCGTttctaaagtgattaaataactttttttttcattcttagggatgttaaattgcaattttattatatattaatttataattttttatttataagaggattgttttacaaaattttcattttttttggaaGGTTAAAGTACAATTTcactatatatattaatttataatttttcaatttataaagaggctaaattgaaaattttcaaatattaggaccaatgtaacacctttaaccccgTCCCATCGTCAGAACAAGATTACGGAGTATTGCCGGTCAATACAGTATATTTATACGTAAAAAAGAATAAATGCATAATTATACATTTCTTTATGTAGCTTTAGTGGGTCCACAATACTTAATAAGAACAATTAAACAAACTGGGGCCCGAtcggaaacttagaaaatttttcgtaaaattttaaattttcttcttttaaatagtaccacacacccgtgtgactaaATTTAACATACCCGTgcggcttgggacacgcccgtgtcctcaacccgtgtgtaacactgacttttaaacacgaccatgacacacgtccgtgtggcctacccgtgtactaaACTGACTTTAAGACACGATCGTGGCAatcaaggcacatgcccgtgtgacaaaTCATGTGGTCTCAAAATGaaccttgtattttaaaatttaccaatCCTGCAAATTGTAGACAACAAGCATTTCAAAATTTCTCCATTCAATTAGTCCAAATATGGTTAAACACACTTAATACTCATTAAACCATCATATCATAATTTAACACGTATACTTAATAATGACTTAAActaaaccatttcaaacacattttATGTACTATCCAATACTTACTTCAAATACTTATCACgtatcattatcaattatcaatttacttatttcactattacaatcacaatccaatatgACACTTAAGACATCTtagatacatgccattatcatcaATTAACATACTTTACCTTATTGAGTTCGAGATCGGCCTGGAATGCTGATTCAAAGATCTGACTTTaccttaacctgcgcacggaaacaaaccgtacgctgagtatgaactcagtggtatttttgTAAACCAatacttaaaatataatatatacataaaatcatataatgatcataattatataatcattcaattcataaataaactCTTCATAATTCACTTAATCTTTATCATTTATTAACTCGATTAGCTTTTCAAATGAATTCATAAATCATCTAAACATTAATACTTTCCATTCGTATGTTTTACTCATACTTCAGTCCTCGTTTTAGTATCAATAAACATTTATAATATCAATCAATTTATCGGTTTTATA comes from the Gossypium hirsutum isolate 1008001.06 chromosome A06, Gossypium_hirsutum_v2.1, whole genome shotgun sequence genome and includes:
- the LOC121230730 gene encoding PHD finger protein ALFIN-LIKE 2; translation: MASSSPRTVEEIFKDYNARHSALVRALTYDVDDFYSQCDPDKENLCLYGHPNEAWEVALPAEEVPPELPEPALGINFARDGMNRKDWLSLVAVHSGCWLLSVAFYFGARLNRNERKRLFSMINDLPTIFEVVTGRKQVKDKPTVESGSKSRNSTKRSLDGQPRNNPKIADNSYKEDEEEQGDTFCGICGGGYNSDEFWIGCDNCERWYHGKCVKITPAKAEMIKFYNCPLCQKKVRQ
- the LOC121230548 gene encoding probable pectate lyase 4, which produces MATTLSCCFTLVVFMAILMASPSLSLANMNVIDKCWRGNPLWRSQRQQLAKCSVGFVGKMINNIGKDVMKYKVTDPSDDPLNPKSGTLRYGTTMIKGKVWITFKNSMTITLQRPLLLSSFTTIDGRGVDVHITGAGCLLVYQATDIIIHGLRIHHCKAQSPSIVMGPNAKVIPLGQMDGDAIRLVTARKVWIDHNTLYECQDGLFDVTRGSTNITVSNNWFRNQDKVMLLGHDDGHLRDKNMKVTVIFNHFGPKCNQRMPRVRHGYAHVANNFYQGWEQYAIGGSMSPSIKSEANFFIAPNDVGNKEVTWRKGEKGLWKFYSVGDVFKNGASFSKQTGVGGAKPNYNQEQNFKVVDAGSVKELTSESGVLRCSRSLIC